DNA from Chaetodon trifascialis isolate fChaTrf1 chromosome 14, fChaTrf1.hap1, whole genome shotgun sequence:
CTGCAGGTGAGCACCTCATCTACCTCCACAGTATTTCCACACAtattatttcactgtttttgtgggGAATACGATGGGCAAGCCGAGCCTATTTTGGAACACGTGGAAAGATGTGGGCTCCCCCTTGTGGCACTTCAAAATAAACCGGGAAATCTATATAGGACAACTGCTTCAGGTCACTCACATGAGGATATTGACAATTATCCTGATTCATGATTATTCCATAATAGAAACTCAGCttgtaatgttttttaattacgATCCGCGATAAAATCCCACATCTGGCTTGTAGCATCTCAGCATCCCTGATCTGTCCTTGTGGGTATCAATATTTTGTGCTGTGTGGGTGTCCTAGGCTATAAGCAGCATTGCAATCAGTCACTTACGTTTGCCTCCGAATTCCTCGCCCAGTAACTTGCCGGTGAGCAGAGTGCAAATGAGGGTGAGAGAGTTGGCAACAGGAACAGCAAGCGATAACTCTggaagagagatggaaagaaaactGGATTTAATTTCATGCTACCACATTAGATGATGCAAACCTCTGTACAAAACGGATATTTACCTAAAGAGTATGTTGTGTTCTTAATGAAGACTAGTGATTCGTTCATATAAAATCCAGGTCACGCATACTAGTGAATGCATAAAAATGCATACTAAAAGAAAACAGTAGACAAACtcttacatttttctttcattaaagtACATTGAATGATATCTGTTGCACTGGAATATTTGACCTCTCTTGACATTAATCTTCTTAATAGTGTTTTACTTTTGCTTGACTTTTGAGATTTTGAAATGCCATCGTGGGTGTTAATCATAAAATGAATGacggctgaattccatttagctgcttcagtttctgaGTCCTGGCTCATTGGGACACCCGAATACAGCAGAGCCATCATTCATGTTATTAGTAAAACCTCTGCATTTCTACTATGACAAgccatctgtgcttttcttttatAGCCTCCTGTAACAGCTGAACCTACTCTCCCCTTCTAGAAGCCTCCATCAGACAGTGATGATGCTGATTTTGAAGCGTACGCCTCACCTGTGGTGGACAGTGTGTAGTAGTAGACCAAGGAGCCGCTCTGGTTCAGGAGAAATGGGACCAGGTACTGGCCAGCAACACAAGGAAGAAGGTGCCattaaaacaaggaaaataataATGTCAAGCACACACCCTGGTAAACAAAAACGGATCTGTGGATTTACCTTGAGGTTCAGGAAAAGAAACTTGACCTCAGCCAGGAGCTGTGAGACTCTGCTGGTCCTGGTCACGTTTTCTATCCCCTCTGTGCCCCTCTTCAGGAGAGGGTTGGTGCAGCCCCACAGTACCGACACCAGCAGGAGACCCAGCAGCTCCACTGCAACACAGGACAGTCACCAACAATCACCCTCTCACGTCAGATATTACTCTGGGACATTTTACTAGTATTGTTTCATGACTTGTCTGTTTAATAATGAACAAGCTACCCGGTATAAACAGGGCAGATAGTAGAATAGTGCAGCTAGCCACGGAGCAGTGGTTATTGTATTTAGCTAGCATACTTCCTTAGCATTAGCTCTAAGCTGTTGGCTTTGTTTGTGGTAGTTATGCGTTATTTATACTAACGAGGGACAGATACTCGGAAATATGTATTCGATATCAAAATACAAAAGCAATCTTGAAAATATTGGCGAATATAATGATTTGAGAGAATAAATTAGCTCGTTAGCCACTCACCTACGGTCACCATCGTGATGTAAACAGTCACGGTGAAGTCGTATTCAAGAATGTTCTTCGGCTCAGTTTTTAGTCAACATAATTTAAATGAACAGATTGATAAAGAGTTTCAGACCTATGTATTCGACACATTCATCAAgggatttaaaataaaataaacttaaatCCAAGAATGGAACAATTGTACGGCGACAGCCTAATTTGTAACCTGGAACATTTTGCAACATTTCTTGTCATCTTGAATACAGCTTTGGGATTGCTTCAATATTGTTGTACCAAAAGGTACCAGTTGGGGGCGGCATAATTTATGCAACAATAAGTCAACAGCGTCATATTTAGGATTATGCAACATTCAGctcactttctttgttttctgcatttttttccctctctgcaaGTCTTTGAGGAGGTTCCATATGCTTTTAACATTTGTTCCAATTTCAAATCACTGTGTCCTCTATATGAAAATGACAGGATAGCCTCAgttaaaaatattacattttattttccatctcatgtcatttaaagaacaacaaacaatacaaatacagggagcaatgaaaataaagtgcaAAATCCTTTGGTATCAAACTAAAAAGGATTCACATCAGCGTGTTAGGCTAACACCCAGATGTCTCACAAGTATCTCTGTGGACTCTTCATTATacagggttaaaaaaaaaatacactgacattgtacatatttttttcaacaaatgctAATTACATAATCTGTGATCATAAGACAAAGACAGCATAATCCAAAGTCGACCAGGTCAAGTTAAATCTTCACAATTAACATATTTCCCTCAAACACAGCTTCTTTTAtactgtctttgtcttctctgaAGTTTATACTAATTCTACATTTACTCTTGAACCTCTGTGATCCTCATTAATACAGAAATGTACACACTTAAGAGCAATGTTGTCCAGCCATTACAGTCTTCAGTACATATTTTCTTCATTGTATTAGTAGTGATAGGAAAAGTACAAACAGTGAGAAACATATGGCATCTATACTCTGAACACTGACTGCAGCCAAGAAGCAATTCTTCACCAGCAAGTCTCAGTTTTCTGTCATGCAGCATCCTTCATACAATCCATTGTGTCTGTTTTATGGTAGAATTTTGTTCATGATGTATATTTTTGCACACCAAAAGGACATCTTATTATCCATGTAGTTGCCAGCATTGGCTCGGCTAGTGTAGATAAGGGCAGTGACAACACCGCTGTCACGGATTGAGTTTCCACGGGATTCAGTCAGCACACAGTCTGCAGTCACAGATGAAGACAACACATCAGTCAATGCCCGTTGTGAGACTAGACCACACAGTCTTGTTGCTATGTGTTTTCTAACGATGGAGTGTCGTGTATGGTGACTGCAGTGGATCCACTGGTGGTGCTGAACTGCTCTATGTGGTTTTCCTCCACGCTGTTCAGCTCCACCCTTGGCAGGCGGACGCCGTTGTCCGCAGCTGGGTTTGAATTGGGGACGCTGCCTGACACAGAGGTAACTCCCATGGTGCTCAGCGGCATGCTGCTCTGAACTGTCGATTGTGACATCTTCTGACGAGGTTTGGAGCCACCGCTGGCTCCCAGGACTCTGGATACATGCGTCCGCCTGGCAACAAGTAAACCATGACGTTAAACAGAACAGTCACTCACATACTGCGTTAGAAGCTATTATTTAGCAAAATGGCATGTGACGATCAGTTGCTGTTTCTCCATAAGGTGTGTTCAACAATTACATAGAAATATGGCAAATAATCACTCAAGTTGCTAGTATGACTTCAAAAAGgtggggaaaaagaaaaagtagacaaatatgaaagaaaattCTGAGTATTTTTATGTCAAAACtgtgaataaataataaaatatactCTACCACAAAATCTCACCCTTTTAACCTAATATAATATTCAATATGTCTGTTGGTTCTGAGCAATttgtgacccctcagatttatggTACAACCCCTGTGGGGGTCCCGACCCTCAGGTTGGCGGTGGCGAAAGTAGCTTCACTCAAAACCTATAATCA
Protein-coding regions in this window:
- the ncmap gene encoding noncompact myelin-associated protein → MQASTVSPVTSTTIPSNTTKSKEQILIQSSGAMIAVIVIGIIIILAILLIILKTYNRRTHVSRVLGASGGSKPRQKMSQSTVQSSMPLSTMGVTSVSGSVPNSNPAADNGVRLPRVELNSVEENHIEQFSTTSGSTAVTIHDTPSLENT
- the tmem234 gene encoding transmembrane protein 234, with the translated sequence MVTVVELLGLLLVSVLWGCTNPLLKRGTEGIENVTRTSRVSQLLAEVKFLFLNLKYLVPFLLNQSGSLVYYYTLSTTELSLAVPVANSLTLICTLLTGKLLGEEFGGKQAVAGMFLTMAGITLCVISSIDDKDTGKQNMTQAAR